One Hyalangium gracile genomic window carries:
- a CDS encoding class I SAM-dependent methyltransferase: MKAGRASQTASLVAFLRALADLGFSSVPGFRDPTARHLLAPPWSLLLRLAERRRQRAVAMARKGSSVGVDQLALRTMLIDAYLREALARGVRQVVILGAGLDGRAYRIQELAGAAVFEVDHPATQSFKRARLGSLTPTTQRLHFVTVNFEKDSLDEALQQAGHRPDEPTFFIWEGVVMYLTDEAVRRTLQRVAARAAPGSGLVVNYATPGASGGRTMSFVLRLWSEPMLGERPTSTMKALLEEAGFEAVEDSGIPEWAKRFGAQSHGATHYRLMLARTRSSDAKR, encoded by the coding sequence ATGAAAGCAGGGCGTGCGAGTCAGACGGCGTCGTTGGTGGCGTTCCTGCGAGCGCTGGCGGATCTCGGCTTCTCCTCCGTGCCCGGGTTTCGCGACCCCACCGCTCGCCACCTGCTGGCTCCTCCCTGGTCGCTCCTGCTCCGCCTCGCCGAGCGGCGGCGGCAGAGGGCTGTTGCCATGGCTCGCAAGGGCTCCTCGGTGGGGGTCGATCAGCTCGCGCTGCGGACCATGCTCATCGATGCGTACCTTCGCGAGGCGCTCGCGCGGGGGGTGCGTCAGGTCGTCATCCTGGGCGCGGGGCTGGATGGCCGTGCCTACCGCATCCAGGAACTCGCGGGCGCCGCGGTCTTCGAGGTCGACCACCCCGCCACCCAGAGCTTCAAGAGGGCACGCCTGGGCTCGCTGACTCCGACCACCCAGCGCCTTCACTTCGTCACCGTCAACTTCGAGAAGGACTCTCTCGACGAGGCGCTCCAGCAGGCCGGCCATCGCCCCGATGAGCCCACGTTCTTCATCTGGGAGGGCGTGGTGATGTACCTCACGGATGAGGCGGTGCGCCGCACGCTCCAGCGGGTCGCCGCTCGCGCTGCTCCCGGCTCTGGCCTCGTCGTCAACTATGCGACCCCCGGCGCAAGCGGCGGAAGAACGATGAGCTTCGTCCTTCGCCTGTGGAGCGAGCCCATGCTGGGTGAGCGGCCCACGTCCACGATGAAGGCCCTGCTCGAGGAAGCCGGCTTCGAGGCGGTCGAGGATTCCGGTATCCCCGAGTGGGCAAAGCGCTTCGGCGCCCAGTCCCATGGCGCGACCCACTACCGGCTGATGCTGGCTCGGACTCGAAGCTCCGACGCGAAGCGCTGA
- a CDS encoding DUF350 domain-containing protein, with translation MLLLGVVVSWQGLLASVIYSLIGLAVFVLGFFVMRFILPYDIHKEIETDQNTALGIVIGSFIIGLAIIIAAAISG, from the coding sequence ATGCTGCTACTGGGTGTGGTGGTCAGCTGGCAGGGGCTGCTGGCGAGCGTCATCTACTCGCTCATCGGCCTGGCGGTCTTCGTCCTGGGCTTCTTCGTCATGCGCTTCATCCTCCCGTATGACATCCACAAGGAGATCGAGACGGACCAGAACACGGCGCTGGGCATCGTCATCGGCTCCTTCATCATCGGGCTGGCCATCATCATCGCGGCGGCCATCTCGGGCTGA
- a CDS encoding FAD-dependent oxidoreductase, whose product MELTRRELVAAFLGSAVAASACKRTRPREPVPGAIVDKAVEVGHRLRGGPLPRAETVEPVEVLIVGAGAAGLSAAWRLMGAGLKDVRVVELEDELGGTSRSGKNSVSQYPWGAHYLPAPMTEQGAVLRLLREMGAVTGADAEGYPTFAEELLIREPDERLFYQGEWYEGLYLRAGASAEDLAEVQRFEARMNAFAAARDSKGRKAFAVPTALSSDDAEWTALDKVSMAQWMEAEGFRSPRLKWVVDYACRDDYGTTAEGVSAWAGIWYFAARQVGKGERSEGFLSWPEGNGRLIRQLLSSLPPGRVERNVLVHTVEPGAEGCRVEALEAGTGKPRAFQARQVVFTGPRFVAGRVVAPWREQRPEWMGAFEYGPWVVANLTLSSPPKSRGFPLSWDNVFYESRSLGYVVATHQTLRQYEGGPTVLTWYLPMAGRDVKAEREKVLSAGYGEWEGLVMADLMLAHPGITEQALRLEVMRWGHAMIRPSPGFMWGPARFAAQESLGRSLHFAHTDLGGMALFEESNWFGVKAAERVLKELGHSAASWL is encoded by the coding sequence GTGGAACTGACGCGGCGGGAGCTGGTTGCCGCGTTCCTGGGCTCGGCGGTGGCGGCCAGTGCGTGCAAGCGGACGCGGCCTCGCGAGCCGGTGCCGGGCGCCATCGTAGACAAGGCCGTGGAGGTGGGGCACCGCCTGCGTGGGGGGCCGCTGCCACGGGCCGAGACGGTGGAGCCGGTGGAGGTGCTCATCGTCGGCGCGGGCGCGGCGGGCCTGTCCGCGGCGTGGCGGCTGATGGGGGCGGGGCTGAAGGACGTGCGGGTGGTGGAGCTGGAGGATGAGCTCGGGGGGACGTCGCGCTCGGGGAAGAACTCGGTGTCCCAGTACCCGTGGGGCGCGCACTACCTGCCGGCGCCGATGACGGAGCAGGGCGCGGTGCTGCGGCTGCTGCGGGAGATGGGCGCCGTCACCGGGGCGGATGCCGAGGGCTACCCCACCTTCGCGGAGGAGCTGCTCATCCGCGAGCCGGACGAGCGGCTCTTCTACCAGGGCGAGTGGTACGAGGGGCTGTACCTGCGAGCGGGCGCGAGCGCGGAGGACCTGGCGGAGGTGCAGCGCTTCGAGGCGCGGATGAACGCGTTCGCGGCGGCCAGGGATTCAAAGGGGCGCAAGGCGTTCGCGGTGCCCACGGCGCTGTCGAGCGATGACGCGGAGTGGACGGCGCTCGACAAGGTGAGCATGGCGCAGTGGATGGAGGCCGAGGGCTTCCGCTCGCCGCGCCTGAAGTGGGTGGTGGACTACGCCTGCCGGGATGACTACGGCACGACGGCGGAGGGCGTCTCCGCGTGGGCGGGCATCTGGTACTTCGCCGCGCGGCAGGTGGGGAAGGGCGAGCGCAGCGAGGGCTTCCTGAGCTGGCCCGAGGGCAACGGGCGGCTGATCCGGCAGTTGCTGTCCTCGCTGCCTCCGGGGCGGGTGGAGCGCAACGTGCTGGTGCACACGGTGGAGCCGGGCGCGGAGGGCTGCCGGGTGGAGGCGCTGGAGGCGGGGACGGGGAAGCCTCGGGCGTTCCAGGCGCGGCAGGTGGTGTTCACGGGGCCGCGCTTCGTGGCGGGACGCGTGGTGGCGCCGTGGCGGGAGCAGCGGCCCGAGTGGATGGGCGCGTTCGAGTACGGGCCGTGGGTGGTGGCCAACCTCACGCTGTCGAGCCCGCCGAAGTCCAGGGGCTTCCCGCTGTCGTGGGACAACGTCTTCTACGAGAGCCGGAGCCTGGGCTACGTGGTGGCCACGCACCAGACGCTGCGGCAGTACGAGGGCGGCCCGACGGTGCTCACGTGGTACCTGCCGATGGCGGGCAGGGACGTGAAGGCCGAGCGCGAGAAGGTGCTGTCGGCGGGGTACGGGGAGTGGGAGGGGCTGGTGATGGCCGACCTGATGCTGGCGCACCCCGGCATCACCGAGCAGGCGCTGCGGCTGGAGGTGATGCGGTGGGGGCACGCGATGATCCGGCCCTCCCCGGGCTTCATGTGGGGCCCGGCACGCTTCGCGGCGCAGGAAAGCCTGGGCCGCTCGCTGCACTTCGCTCACACGGACCTGGGAGGCATGGCGCTCTTCGAGGAGTCCAACTGGTTCGGGGTGAAGGCGGCGGAGCGGGTGCTGAAGGAATTGGGGCACTCCGCCGCGAGCTGGCTGTAG
- the speD gene encoding S-adenosylmethionine decarboxylase: protein MDASGCVPERLKDRAALAGLFEELIVLLELKVVGQPQWHVFPEPGGITGLTLLAESHLAIHTFPEHGFAALNVYCCRTRPRPDFEALVARYLGARECVVRELARGVKA, encoded by the coding sequence GTGGACGCGAGCGGCTGCGTGCCCGAGCGCCTCAAGGACCGGGCGGCCCTGGCCGGCCTCTTCGAGGAGCTCATCGTCCTCTTGGAGCTGAAGGTGGTGGGACAGCCCCAGTGGCATGTGTTCCCCGAGCCCGGCGGCATCACCGGCCTGACGCTCCTGGCCGAGAGCCACCTGGCCATCCACACCTTCCCCGAGCACGGCTTCGCCGCGCTCAACGTCTACTGCTGCCGCACCCGCCCTCGCCCGGACTTCGAGGCGCTGGTGGCCCGGTACCTGGGCGCCCGGGAGTGCGTGGTGCGTGAGCTCGCACGGGGGGTGAAGGCGTGA
- a CDS encoding polyamine aminopropyltransferase, with the protein MNKTLLFVTVLVIATCGLIYELIVGALASYLLGDSITQFSTVIGGYLFAMGIGSYLSRFLEKGLAQRFVEIELAVALVGGLCAPILFLTFTVTNVFQVVLYGSVLVIGTLVGLEIPLLLRILQDQVKFKDLVSQVLTFDYLGALLASVAFPLFFVPKLGLVRTSLFFGLLNALVGLWSTWLLAPVLGHPLRLRVKAVGLSLFLVVGLALGDRLTTFYEEQLFADEVVSASSSPYQRIVLTRGKRGFSLFLNGNLQFASVDEYRYHESLVHPAMVRAGSVARVLILGGGDGLAAREVLRYPEVQSVTLVDLDPAITGLATKYEELARLNHHALTHPKTRVINTDAMKFLEEGDSLFDVVIVDFPDPNNFALGKLYTTGFYKLLKKRMAKDGVAVVQSTSPLFARRSFWCVEATLKASGFWTLPYHALVPSFGEWGYVLVAHEPALSRRSLPEGLLFLDEPTMEGLSRFPPDMDRLPAEVNRLNNQVLVHYYEEEWRRWN; encoded by the coding sequence TTGAACAAGACGCTGCTGTTCGTCACCGTCCTCGTCATCGCCACGTGTGGGCTCATCTACGAGCTCATCGTGGGGGCGCTCGCCAGCTACCTGCTGGGGGACTCCATCACCCAGTTCTCCACCGTCATCGGCGGCTACCTCTTCGCGATGGGGATTGGCAGCTACCTGTCGCGCTTCCTGGAGAAGGGGCTGGCCCAGCGCTTCGTGGAGATAGAGCTGGCCGTGGCGCTGGTGGGCGGCCTGTGCGCCCCGATTCTGTTCCTCACGTTCACGGTGACGAACGTGTTCCAGGTGGTGCTGTACGGCAGCGTGTTGGTGATTGGCACGCTGGTGGGGCTGGAGATTCCCCTGCTGCTGCGCATCCTCCAGGACCAGGTGAAGTTCAAGGACCTGGTCAGCCAGGTGCTGACGTTCGACTACCTGGGGGCGCTGTTGGCGAGCGTGGCCTTCCCGCTGTTCTTCGTGCCGAAGCTGGGGCTGGTGCGCACCTCGCTGTTCTTCGGGCTGCTCAACGCGCTGGTGGGCCTGTGGAGCACGTGGCTGCTGGCGCCGGTGCTGGGCCACCCGCTGCGGCTGCGGGTGAAGGCGGTGGGCCTGTCGCTGTTCCTGGTGGTGGGGCTGGCGCTGGGCGATCGGCTGACGACGTTCTACGAGGAGCAGCTGTTCGCCGACGAGGTGGTGAGCGCCTCCAGCTCGCCGTACCAGCGCATCGTCCTCACGCGGGGCAAGCGGGGCTTCTCGTTGTTCCTCAATGGCAACCTGCAGTTCGCCAGCGTGGACGAGTACCGCTACCACGAGTCGCTGGTGCACCCGGCCATGGTGCGGGCCGGCTCGGTGGCGCGGGTGCTGATTCTGGGCGGCGGGGACGGGCTGGCCGCGCGCGAGGTGCTGCGCTACCCGGAGGTGCAGTCGGTGACGCTGGTGGATCTGGATCCCGCCATCACCGGGCTGGCCACGAAGTACGAGGAGCTGGCCCGGCTGAACCACCATGCGCTGACGCACCCGAAGACGCGGGTCATCAACACGGACGCGATGAAGTTCCTGGAGGAGGGGGACTCGCTGTTCGACGTGGTCATCGTCGACTTCCCGGACCCGAACAACTTCGCGCTGGGCAAGCTGTACACCACGGGCTTCTACAAGCTGCTCAAGAAGCGGATGGCCAAGGATGGGGTGGCGGTGGTGCAGAGCACCAGCCCGCTGTTCGCGCGGCGCTCGTTCTGGTGCGTGGAGGCCACGCTCAAGGCGTCGGGCTTCTGGACGCTGCCGTACCATGCGCTGGTGCCCTCCTTCGGCGAGTGGGGCTATGTGCTGGTGGCTCACGAGCCCGCGCTGAGCCGCCGCTCGCTGCCGGAGGGCCTGCTCTTCCTGGATGAGCCCACCATGGAGGGGCTCTCGCGGTTCCCGCCGGACATGGACCGGCTGCCGGCGGAGGTGAACCGGCTGAACAACCAGGTGCTGGTGCACTACTACGAGGAGGAGTGGCGTCGGTGGAACTGA
- a CDS encoding caspase family protein — protein sequence MRAQAFWGLFLLTFLLSGNALAANRLAVVVGANKGSTADLPLQYAEEDARRVGAVLTELGGFAAEDVAILNGPDDKRLFEKLDEVGKKLAGAPAEGSLFVFYYSGHGDAEQLHLGGTSVPLDKLYHRLRQLPAKVKVGIIDACRSGSILATKAGRRGTSFGVSMTDELNATSSEVSGTVFLTSSGEDELSIEVRALKGSFFTNHLVSGLRGVADSNGDKQVSLEEVYTYAYEQTVRDTIDAPAGAQHPSYKKELKGHGNLYLAALPARSRLQFPSGSQRCYVTSSDELQLVAEVMARQQRSTELALPPGNYLLKCREDTTLKVASFRVKAGEAVDTTQLSFNQQKPFSEGVLKGALGRLDKLTAINLMRDARQILTSDPQNMDRGVLLAVQSLKVNPSPEAHQVLVQGLEQLPRSKLCFSHDAPVLAAAWSPDGERLATVTSGNVVRVWSLKTRETLAELSLDGKVKELAWRKDGTRLTLRDPESRVMYWDVKPGQRDSHTQKESALYAVALDPTGVHEALMDPGEALLLRRQSDGVGVLRESSMRPTARFSANGRFLAAMSISGRARVWEVGTSWKEEVAVKPFESSSKAMLAIGPDSRFLALGQEGERTVQVWDVPGARQTSPLNHDGPVTALAFASTISLLTASEDKTVRLWESTTGHELRRLSHEAAVNSMAVSLDGQWLATTWQEGSAAALWNLRTGIQTRLSHGGAVTAVAWSPREERVATASEDGTACVWEVPKAEVARVTSLGQHTGMVFARGGRLLVIAKAAEPTCILDASTGNKLACLNDSEGAHLLTVSPDGKRLATASGTLARVWDASSSKEVSRMQHEGFIHALEFSPDGARMASASRDGTVRLWDATTGRALPWGMKHEGPVKTVAFSGDGKRLATGGEDTTARVWDVETGKELLKLAHPALSCDEPIGVAQESCEQPHMAGTPAAVESVRLSPDGRRLATATLDGVVRLWDTQSGRLVLDQPQATRIRSMVFTPDGQGLAIANSEPVVSIWEAETGRDLPSVEAQESISFLEYSQDEKYLLTLSEKGTVSVWEAGSRVEISRTLEGVSTHPPLLSPDGQFLATVHDPGTGRGLTYSIHSWRTEDLIKKACERLERNLSQEEWNSHVLEKNYEKTCANLP from the coding sequence ATGAGGGCCCAAGCGTTCTGGGGGCTCTTTCTGCTCACCTTCCTGCTCTCTGGGAATGCGCTCGCAGCCAATCGCCTGGCGGTGGTCGTGGGGGCCAACAAGGGTTCGACGGCGGATCTCCCGCTGCAATACGCCGAGGAGGATGCTCGCCGAGTCGGTGCCGTCCTCACCGAGCTGGGAGGTTTCGCCGCCGAAGATGTCGCGATCCTCAATGGACCAGACGACAAGCGCCTTTTCGAGAAGCTGGACGAGGTGGGGAAGAAGCTCGCCGGTGCTCCCGCGGAGGGCAGCTTGTTCGTCTTCTACTATTCAGGCCATGGGGATGCCGAGCAGCTGCACCTGGGCGGAACTTCGGTGCCCTTGGACAAGCTGTACCATCGCCTGCGTCAGCTGCCCGCGAAAGTGAAGGTGGGAATCATCGACGCCTGCAGGAGCGGCTCCATTCTCGCCACCAAGGCAGGGCGCCGCGGCACCTCGTTCGGCGTCAGCATGACCGATGAACTGAACGCCACGAGTTCCGAGGTGAGTGGCACCGTCTTTCTGACCTCCTCGGGAGAGGACGAACTGTCGATCGAGGTTCGTGCGCTCAAGGGCTCGTTCTTCACGAACCACCTGGTGAGCGGACTCCGCGGCGTGGCGGATAGCAATGGCGATAAGCAGGTCAGCCTCGAGGAGGTGTACACCTACGCCTACGAGCAGACGGTCCGCGACACGATCGATGCGCCCGCTGGCGCGCAGCACCCGTCCTATAAGAAGGAGCTGAAGGGACACGGCAACCTCTATCTCGCGGCGTTGCCGGCCCGCTCGAGGCTGCAGTTCCCAAGTGGAAGCCAGCGTTGCTACGTCACCTCGTCGGACGAACTCCAGCTCGTCGCGGAGGTGATGGCGAGGCAGCAGCGCAGCACGGAACTCGCACTTCCTCCGGGGAACTACCTGCTCAAATGCCGCGAGGACACGACGCTCAAGGTGGCGTCTTTTCGGGTCAAGGCAGGAGAGGCAGTGGACACCACCCAGCTGTCCTTCAACCAGCAGAAGCCCTTCTCGGAGGGGGTGCTCAAAGGGGCTCTGGGGAGGCTGGACAAGCTCACCGCGATCAACTTGATGCGTGATGCCAGGCAGATACTGACCTCGGATCCCCAGAACATGGACCGCGGAGTGCTGCTCGCCGTGCAGTCGCTGAAGGTGAATCCGTCTCCAGAAGCTCATCAGGTCCTCGTCCAGGGACTGGAGCAGCTGCCTCGCTCCAAGCTCTGCTTCAGCCACGACGCTCCCGTGCTCGCTGCCGCGTGGAGCCCGGACGGGGAGCGCCTGGCCACTGTGACCTCGGGCAATGTCGTCCGCGTCTGGAGTCTGAAGACTCGTGAGACGCTCGCCGAGCTCTCCCTCGACGGCAAGGTGAAGGAGCTGGCCTGGCGCAAGGATGGAACACGCCTCACCCTTCGAGACCCCGAGAGCAGGGTCATGTACTGGGACGTCAAACCGGGGCAGCGGGATTCGCATACGCAGAAGGAGAGTGCTCTCTACGCTGTCGCCTTGGATCCCACAGGCGTGCATGAGGCCCTCATGGATCCGGGCGAGGCGCTCCTCCTCAGAAGGCAGTCGGACGGCGTTGGGGTGCTGCGAGAGAGTTCCATGCGGCCGACCGCGCGCTTCAGCGCGAATGGACGGTTCCTGGCGGCCATGAGCATCTCTGGCCGGGCGCGGGTCTGGGAGGTGGGCACCTCCTGGAAGGAGGAAGTGGCTGTGAAGCCCTTCGAGTCGTCCTCCAAGGCCATGCTGGCCATCGGTCCTGACAGCAGGTTTCTGGCACTGGGGCAGGAGGGGGAAAGAACGGTGCAGGTCTGGGATGTACCCGGTGCGCGCCAGACCTCGCCTCTGAATCATGATGGGCCCGTCACCGCCCTGGCCTTTGCTTCAACCATCAGCCTGCTGACCGCGAGCGAGGACAAGACAGTCCGGCTCTGGGAATCAACCACGGGACACGAACTCCGCCGGTTGTCTCACGAGGCGGCGGTCAACTCCATGGCTGTCTCTTTGGACGGACAGTGGCTGGCGACCACGTGGCAGGAAGGAAGCGCGGCCGCTCTCTGGAACCTCCGCACCGGCATCCAGACGCGGCTGAGCCATGGTGGCGCTGTGACGGCTGTCGCCTGGAGCCCTCGTGAGGAGCGGGTGGCCACAGCCAGCGAGGATGGAACGGCTTGCGTGTGGGAAGTCCCCAAGGCGGAGGTGGCACGGGTGACGAGCCTGGGCCAACACACGGGCATGGTCTTCGCCCGGGGAGGACGGCTTCTGGTGATCGCCAAAGCGGCTGAACCCACCTGTATCCTGGATGCTTCCACTGGCAACAAGCTGGCGTGCCTGAACGACTCAGAGGGGGCACACCTCCTCACGGTCAGCCCGGATGGAAAGCGCCTGGCCACCGCGTCAGGAACTCTTGCGCGGGTGTGGGATGCGTCTTCGTCAAAGGAGGTCTCCCGCATGCAGCATGAGGGCTTCATCCATGCCCTGGAGTTCAGTCCGGATGGCGCTCGCATGGCGAGCGCGAGCCGGGACGGGACGGTACGGCTCTGGGATGCAACCACGGGACGCGCGTTGCCATGGGGGATGAAGCATGAGGGGCCCGTGAAGACCGTGGCCTTCAGCGGGGACGGCAAGCGTCTGGCCACGGGAGGGGAGGACACGACAGCCCGTGTCTGGGATGTGGAGACAGGCAAGGAACTGCTCAAGCTGGCGCACCCGGCCTTGTCCTGTGATGAGCCCATCGGGGTGGCGCAGGAGTCCTGTGAGCAGCCGCACATGGCAGGCACCCCCGCGGCGGTGGAGTCCGTGCGCTTGAGTCCTGATGGACGGCGTCTGGCCACCGCGACCCTGGATGGTGTGGTACGGCTCTGGGACACCCAGAGTGGGAGGCTGGTGCTGGATCAGCCCCAGGCCACGCGCATCCGGAGCATGGTCTTCACCCCGGACGGCCAGGGGCTGGCCATCGCCAATAGCGAGCCCGTGGTGAGCATCTGGGAGGCGGAGACTGGACGAGACCTGCCTTCCGTGGAGGCGCAGGAGAGCATCTCCTTCCTGGAGTACAGCCAGGATGAGAAGTACCTGCTGACTCTGAGCGAGAAGGGGACGGTGAGCGTCTGGGAGGCGGGTTCTCGAGTAGAGATCTCTCGGACCTTGGAAGGAGTGAGTACGCACCCCCCTCTCCTCAGCCCGGACGGCCAGTTCCTGGCCACCGTGCATGATCCGGGCACCGGGAGAGGTCTGACCTACTCCATCCACTCCTGGCGTACGGAGGACCTCATCAAGAAGGCCTGCGAGCGCCTCGAGCGTAACTTGAGCCAGGAGGAGTGGAACTCACACGTGTTGGAGAAGAATTACGAGAAGACGTGCGCGAATCTACCTTGA
- a CDS encoding DUF4178 domain-containing protein, translated as MTQGPCPSCGAPVEFTAGSAQVVVCSYCQTVVARKGINLEAHGKIGAIVDTDSPLRLGLEGRYNKVGYKLVGHIQKDHGAGPWDEWYVEFDDGRTGWLSESEGAFHLMFESGVERGLQLDDMHPGQRLRLQNRPFVVEERGHGRVVSAAGQLPSDVDPSQDGYYVDATGPKGVFATLDFGTRLQDPELFLGQRLKLEQLGIPLDQVRPRVRKVSLQQARCTQCNGALELRAPDKTRRVACPYCGALLDASHGKLAFLQLLEKPDHPPLIPLGAKGRLKEVEWICIGYMVRSCTVEGTRYPWEEYLLYNREHGFTWLMLSNGHWVHLTPIDAGDVALVPQVAAHYDHRRYKAFQSVSAVTETVLGEFYWEVHEGERAQAIEYVAPPYSVNEDATDTEVSFTHGEYLLPSVIQEAFKLKEPLPTPHGIAPSQPNPHSSGSSWKWAGIWATVLLLLTVLVHASAANQQVLDMTVRLGPEAASGTPSAMQFSEPFRIESRGNVRADVVAGALNNDWLGVQGDLVNQETGEVTSFYEELSYYSGRDSEGSWSEGNTIGTAYLSAVEPGTYVLRTTAAFPGGGALQQMAGRNYRVVLTSDVPRGMWFFFALVLLLVGPLIAFMRHSGFESTRWSESNLTNS; from the coding sequence GTGACGCAAGGGCCTTGTCCCTCGTGTGGTGCTCCGGTCGAGTTCACGGCGGGCTCCGCGCAGGTGGTCGTCTGCAGCTACTGCCAGACGGTGGTGGCCAGGAAGGGCATCAACCTCGAGGCGCACGGGAAGATTGGCGCCATCGTGGACACCGACTCGCCGCTGCGCCTGGGGCTCGAGGGCCGCTACAACAAGGTCGGCTACAAGCTGGTGGGCCACATCCAGAAGGACCACGGCGCCGGCCCCTGGGACGAGTGGTACGTGGAGTTCGACGACGGCCGCACCGGCTGGCTCAGCGAGTCCGAGGGCGCCTTCCACCTCATGTTCGAGTCCGGGGTGGAGCGGGGGCTCCAGCTGGATGACATGCACCCGGGCCAGCGCCTGCGGCTGCAGAACCGCCCCTTCGTGGTGGAGGAGCGAGGCCACGGGCGCGTGGTGTCCGCCGCCGGCCAGCTCCCCAGCGACGTGGATCCGTCCCAGGACGGCTACTACGTGGACGCCACCGGCCCCAAGGGCGTCTTCGCCACGCTGGACTTCGGCACGCGCCTGCAGGATCCCGAGCTGTTCCTGGGCCAGCGGCTCAAGCTGGAGCAGCTCGGCATCCCCCTGGACCAGGTGCGCCCCCGGGTGCGCAAGGTGTCGCTGCAGCAGGCGCGGTGCACCCAGTGCAACGGCGCGCTGGAGCTGCGCGCCCCGGACAAGACCAGGCGCGTGGCGTGCCCGTACTGCGGCGCCCTGCTCGACGCCAGCCACGGCAAGCTGGCCTTCCTCCAGCTGCTCGAGAAGCCGGACCACCCGCCGCTCATCCCCCTGGGCGCCAAGGGCCGGCTCAAGGAGGTGGAGTGGATCTGCATCGGCTACATGGTGCGCTCGTGCACCGTGGAGGGCACGCGCTACCCGTGGGAGGAGTACCTGCTCTACAACCGGGAGCACGGCTTCACCTGGCTGATGCTCTCCAACGGGCACTGGGTGCACCTCACGCCCATCGACGCGGGAGACGTCGCCCTGGTGCCGCAGGTGGCCGCCCACTACGATCACCGCCGCTACAAGGCCTTCCAGTCGGTGTCGGCCGTCACGGAGACGGTGCTGGGCGAGTTCTACTGGGAGGTGCACGAGGGCGAGCGGGCGCAGGCCATCGAGTACGTGGCGCCGCCCTACTCGGTGAACGAGGACGCCACGGACACCGAGGTGTCCTTCACCCACGGCGAGTACCTGCTGCCCTCCGTCATCCAGGAGGCCTTCAAGCTCAAGGAGCCGCTGCCGACGCCCCACGGCATCGCTCCCAGCCAGCCCAACCCCCACAGCTCCGGCTCCTCGTGGAAGTGGGCCGGCATCTGGGCCACGGTGCTGCTGCTCCTGACGGTGCTCGTCCACGCGAGCGCCGCCAACCAGCAGGTGCTGGACATGACGGTGAGGCTGGGGCCCGAGGCGGCGTCCGGAACGCCGAGCGCCATGCAGTTCAGCGAGCCATTCCGCATCGAGAGCCGCGGCAACGTGCGCGCGGACGTGGTCGCCGGCGCCTTGAACAACGACTGGCTGGGCGTGCAGGGCGATCTGGTGAACCAGGAGACGGGCGAGGTGACCAGCTTCTACGAGGAGCTCAGCTACTACAGCGGGCGGGACTCGGAGGGCTCGTGGTCCGAGGGGAACACGATCGGGACGGCGTACCTGTCCGCGGTGGAGCCCGGCACCTACGTGCTGCGCACCACGGCGGCCTTCCCCGGGGGCGGAGCGCTGCAGCAGATGGCGGGGCGCAACTACCGGGTGGTGCTCACCAGCGATGTGCCTCGCGGCATGTGGTTCTTCTTCGCGCTGGTGCTGCTGCTGGTGGGGCCGCTCATCGCGTTCATGCGCCACTCGGGCTTCGAGTCCACCCGGTGGTCCGAGAGCAACCTGACGAATTCATGA
- a CDS encoding GPI inositol-deacylase, protein MTKPEPRPAEPLPSAEPAAAPAPAPGAIARLVQAIRGLPPAEGWRGTGCAGMAGWFRAESAPTREVTPRFQELYTRVRRGEPVLPSEARGHLYLMVKGLLGDEMFGYLEDNQRRLERRGLETREVQVDTEASLADNIEVVRHALEDAAFFKRSVVLVGHSKGAVESLSTLAMYPELRRHVRAVVAIQAPYGGSPIAHDLTDTPELRRMLSLAFPLLFYGVSRSVEDLSYSARREFVGRYPYAGEVPTVSLATSRSSRRSMLWPVARYMSERYGLATDGLVAQVDAEVPGSRVVRLSDMDHAEPTLVGLPGFANYHPGDVTEAVVALALES, encoded by the coding sequence ATGACGAAGCCGGAGCCCCGTCCCGCCGAGCCGCTGCCCTCCGCCGAGCCGGCCGCCGCTCCGGCCCCCGCCCCCGGAGCCATCGCACGGCTGGTACAGGCCATCCGAGGCCTGCCGCCGGCCGAGGGCTGGCGGGGGACGGGCTGCGCGGGGATGGCCGGCTGGTTCCGAGCCGAGTCCGCGCCCACCCGGGAGGTGACGCCCCGCTTCCAGGAGCTCTACACGCGGGTGCGCCGGGGCGAGCCGGTGCTGCCGTCCGAGGCGCGCGGCCACCTGTACCTGATGGTGAAGGGGCTGCTGGGGGACGAGATGTTCGGCTACCTGGAGGACAACCAGCGGAGGCTGGAGCGCCGGGGGCTGGAGACGCGCGAGGTGCAGGTGGACACGGAGGCCTCGCTGGCGGACAACATCGAGGTGGTGCGCCACGCGCTGGAGGACGCGGCCTTCTTCAAGCGCTCGGTGGTGCTGGTGGGCCATAGCAAGGGCGCGGTGGAGAGCCTGTCCACGCTGGCGATGTACCCGGAGCTGCGGCGGCACGTGCGCGCGGTGGTGGCCATCCAGGCGCCGTATGGGGGCTCGCCCATCGCGCATGACTTGACGGACACGCCGGAGCTGCGGCGCATGCTGAGCCTCGCGTTCCCGCTGCTGTTCTACGGGGTGTCCCGCTCGGTGGAGGACCTGAGCTACTCGGCGCGCAGGGAGTTCGTGGGGCGCTACCCGTACGCGGGGGAGGTGCCCACGGTGTCGCTGGCCACCTCGCGCTCCTCACGCCGCTCGATGCTGTGGCCGGTGGCCCGCTACATGTCCGAGCGCTACGGGCTGGCGACTGACGGGCTGGTGGCGCAGGTGGACGCGGAGGTTCCGGGCTCGCGGGTGGTGCGGCTGAGCGACATGGACCACGCGGAGCCGACGCTGGTGGGGCTGCCGGGCTTCGCCAACTACCACCCGGGCGACGTGACCGAGGCGGTAGTGGCGCTGGCCCTGGAGTCGTGA